Proteins encoded together in one Desulfovibrio sp. window:
- a CDS encoding insulinase family protein, producing the protein MSATHAFELVHEGSIEEYAIHARLYRHTRTGAEVLSLSCPDDNKVFGVSFRTPPSDSTGLPHILEHSVLCGSRKYPVKEPFVELLKSSLQTFLNAFTYPDKTCYPVASANLSDFYNLVDVYLDAVFYPRIPEEIFGQEGWHFHPQNGGLVFKGVVYNEMKGAYSSPESLLSEQSQRQTFPDVTYGVDSGGDPAVIPSLTYAQFKDFHRRYYHPSNAKFFFYGDDAPERRLEILEEYLKDFESIQVDSAVGLQARASEPRKVEAFYDCGKLQEGSAPKAYFTMNWLLPEVRDMEQVLALSVLEHALIGLPGSPLRRALIGSGLGEDLSGGGLETELRQMYFSLGLKGVEPARLPEAEAFLLNALEEIHKNGLDPDAAEAAINTIEFRLRENNTGAYPRGLSLMLRALTTWLHGGDPLAPIRFQAPLDALKARLASQKNVLEELLREHFLENPHRVLVELLPDPEMGERLVAKENERLEAAQSALTPRERERALDLATRIQAFQDTPDSPEALAAIPKLHLKDLPTQNKAIPGVWRDGNVFFHDLPTNGVIYLELGFDLSGVSPELLPLVPLFGRGLIEMGTDREDFAAFLNRMARKTGGIGREVSLSAVRGAGPQAASSRLIVAGKATPDRAADFLGILSDALTNSNLADETRFREMLFEAKARAERRIAPSGHAYAARRLKARFHRAALAEERLSGLTGIESLRSWANGFDQSWPWLRDGLFELRRQILRRGNLHVNVTLDAKNFEAFEPRLIDMLSKLPDGGYDPVDWPELELAGREGLSAPVQVNFVAQGRDLSQLGYEPHGSMLVACRYLRNAYLWERVRVRGGAYGSFCSYDRWSGVLTMLSYRDPNITKTLDAFAQAGDFLAGLDIGAEELERAIIGTVGDIDSYMLPDAKGHAAIARHWAGDSDQARQEVRRQVMNTTLDDLRGAGEVMRRAMQDAPVVVLGSQEQLEGAAKEIGGLAITRAM; encoded by the coding sequence ATGTCCGCCACACATGCTTTTGAACTCGTCCACGAAGGCTCCATCGAGGAGTACGCCATTCATGCCAGGCTCTATCGCCATACTCGCACCGGAGCCGAAGTGCTTTCCTTGTCGTGCCCTGACGACAACAAGGTCTTTGGGGTGAGTTTCCGCACCCCCCCCAGTGATTCCACGGGCCTGCCACACATCCTGGAACATTCGGTGCTGTGCGGGTCACGCAAGTACCCGGTAAAGGAACCGTTCGTGGAGCTTTTGAAAAGCTCCTTGCAGACTTTTCTGAACGCCTTCACCTACCCGGACAAGACCTGCTACCCGGTGGCCAGCGCCAACCTCTCGGACTTCTATAACCTGGTGGACGTCTATCTTGACGCCGTATTTTACCCGCGCATCCCGGAAGAAATTTTTGGCCAGGAAGGCTGGCATTTTCATCCTCAAAACGGCGGACTCGTCTTCAAGGGCGTGGTCTACAACGAAATGAAGGGAGCGTACTCCTCTCCGGAAAGCCTGCTGTCCGAGCAGTCCCAGAGACAGACGTTTCCCGACGTGACCTACGGCGTGGATTCCGGCGGAGACCCGGCCGTGATCCCAAGCCTCACCTACGCCCAGTTCAAGGACTTCCATCGCCGCTACTACCATCCTTCCAATGCCAAGTTTTTCTTCTACGGCGACGATGCTCCAGAACGCCGCCTGGAAATACTGGAGGAGTACCTCAAGGACTTCGAATCGATTCAGGTCGATTCCGCGGTAGGACTCCAGGCACGGGCCAGCGAGCCCAGGAAGGTGGAGGCGTTCTACGATTGCGGCAAGCTGCAAGAAGGGAGCGCTCCCAAGGCGTACTTCACAATGAACTGGCTTCTGCCCGAGGTACGCGACATGGAACAGGTGCTGGCCCTGTCCGTGCTCGAACATGCCCTGATCGGCCTTCCGGGCTCGCCGCTACGCAGGGCGCTCATCGGTTCCGGGCTCGGCGAGGATCTGTCCGGTGGCGGCCTGGAAACCGAACTCCGCCAGATGTATTTCTCCCTGGGGCTCAAAGGGGTGGAACCCGCCCGGCTGCCGGAAGCGGAAGCGTTTTTGCTGAACGCTTTGGAGGAAATTCACAAAAACGGTCTGGACCCGGATGCTGCCGAAGCGGCCATCAACACCATCGAATTCAGGCTGCGCGAGAACAACACCGGGGCCTATCCCAGGGGACTCTCGCTCATGCTCCGGGCGCTCACCACCTGGCTGCACGGCGGTGACCCTCTGGCTCCAATCCGTTTCCAGGCCCCGCTCGATGCGCTCAAAGCCAGGCTCGCATCACAAAAGAACGTGCTGGAAGAGCTCCTGCGCGAACATTTCTTGGAAAACCCCCACCGCGTCCTGGTGGAACTCTTGCCTGATCCCGAGATGGGGGAACGCCTGGTGGCCAAAGAGAACGAGCGCCTGGAGGCGGCCCAGTCCGCGCTTACGCCCAGGGAGCGAGAGCGGGCCCTGGATTTGGCTACGCGAATTCAGGCTTTCCAGGATACTCCGGACTCCCCGGAAGCCTTGGCGGCCATCCCGAAGCTGCATTTGAAGGATCTGCCCACACAGAACAAGGCGATTCCCGGTGTCTGGCGCGACGGCAACGTCTTTTTCCACGACCTTCCCACAAACGGGGTCATCTACCTGGAGTTGGGTTTCGATCTGTCCGGGGTGAGCCCAGAGCTCTTGCCCTTGGTTCCCCTGTTCGGCAGGGGCCTTATCGAAATGGGAACAGACCGGGAGGACTTCGCGGCTTTCCTCAACCGCATGGCCCGAAAGACAGGCGGGATCGGGCGGGAGGTGTCGCTTTCAGCGGTGCGGGGAGCTGGGCCGCAAGCGGCTTCCTCGCGGCTTATTGTTGCCGGCAAGGCCACTCCTGACAGGGCGGCTGACTTCTTGGGTATCCTCTCCGACGCCCTGACCAATTCCAATCTCGCAGACGAAACCCGTTTCCGGGAGATGCTTTTCGAGGCCAAGGCCAGGGCTGAGCGCCGCATAGCGCCCTCCGGGCATGCTTACGCGGCGCGCAGGCTCAAGGCCAGATTCCACAGGGCCGCCCTGGCGGAGGAACGTCTGTCCGGACTTACGGGCATCGAGTCCCTGCGGTCTTGGGCCAACGGGTTCGACCAATCTTGGCCGTGGCTTCGCGACGGCCTGTTCGAGCTTCGCAGACAGATTCTAAGAAGGGGCAACCTGCACGTGAACGTCACCCTGGACGCCAAAAACTTCGAGGCATTCGAGCCAAGGCTGATCGACATGCTCTCCAAGCTGCCGGATGGGGGGTATGATCCCGTTGACTGGCCGGAACTTGAGCTTGCCGGGCGAGAGGGACTCTCGGCCCCGGTGCAGGTGAACTTCGTGGCTCAGGGTCGCGATTTGAGCCAGCTCGGGTACGAGCCTCACGGTTCCATGCTGGTGGCCTGCCGTTATCTTCGCAACGCCTATTTGTGGGAGCGGGTCCGCGTGCGCGGTGGCGCCTACGGGTCCTTCTGCTCGTATGACCGCTGGTCCGGCGTGCTGACCATGCTCTCCTACCGCGACCCCAACATCACCAAAACCCTGGACGCCTTTGCGCAGGCCGGGGATTTCCTGGCAGGGCTTGATATTGGCGCTGAAGAGCTTGAGCGGGCCATTATCGGCACAGTGGGAGACATCGATTCCTACATGCTCCCCGACGCCAAGGGCCATGCCGCCATCGCCAGACACTGGGCGGGCGATTCGGACCAGGCACGCCAGGAAGTACGCCGCCAAGTGATGAACACCACCCTGGATGATCTGCGTGGCGCGGGAGAAGTGATGCGCAGGGCCATGCAGGACGCGCCGGTGGTGGTGCTCGGTTCGCAGGAGCAACTGGAAGGGGCGGCCAAGGAAATAGGAGGGCTCGCGATCACCAGGGCCATGTAG
- a CDS encoding OmpA family protein, whose protein sequence is MLIMALVGTALPAAAKKMVPKVDNFILFVDHSSSMAFSYKGQRYVQFGGVSKIMMAKSTLVELNKLIPALPYKAGLATFAPYKEYAKVAPYDKAAMDKAIAPIKTDYEPYGRMTPMGVGLQDLDKVVGGLSGKTAVIILSDGDSNRGVDPVAVAKQMQAKYGDKICFSVISYADNKNGERINKEIAALSKCGCFALGEEILRNQAAREDFLKCALYDFIDDEVVIFRSIYFDFDKYNIKKEFIPVLDEGVAIIKSKPNLAVILEGHTDSIGSEKYNMALSIRRANSVKAYFVKKGIDAGRITAVGFGKMNPRYDNKTAEGRKMNRRVEIKFKSN, encoded by the coding sequence ATGCTGATCATGGCCCTGGTCGGCACGGCTCTTCCGGCCGCTGCCAAGAAGATGGTCCCGAAGGTGGACAACTTCATCCTGTTCGTCGACCACTCCAGCTCCATGGCGTTTTCCTACAAGGGTCAGCGCTATGTGCAGTTTGGCGGCGTGTCCAAGATCATGATGGCCAAGTCCACCTTGGTCGAACTCAACAAGCTGATCCCCGCCCTGCCCTACAAGGCCGGCCTGGCCACCTTCGCTCCTTACAAGGAATACGCGAAGGTTGCTCCTTACGACAAGGCCGCCATGGATAAGGCCATCGCCCCCATCAAGACCGACTACGAGCCCTATGGCCGCATGACCCCCATGGGTGTTGGCCTGCAGGACCTCGACAAGGTTGTGGGCGGCCTGTCCGGCAAGACCGCTGTCATCATCCTCTCTGACGGCGACTCCAACCGTGGCGTCGACCCCGTTGCCGTTGCCAAGCAGATGCAGGCCAAATACGGCGACAAGATCTGCTTCAGCGTGATCAGCTACGCTGACAACAAGAACGGCGAGCGCATCAACAAGGAAATCGCCGCTCTGTCCAAGTGCGGCTGCTTCGCCCTGGGCGAAGAGATCCTTCGCAACCAGGCCGCTCGCGAAGACTTCCTGAAGTGCGCCCTGTACGACTTCATCGACGACGAAGTGGTGATCTTCCGCTCCATCTACTTCGACTTCGACAAGTACAACATCAAGAAGGAATTCATCCCGGTTCTTGACGAAGGCGTCGCCATCATCAAGTCCAAGCCCAACCTGGCCGTGATCCTCGAGGGCCACACCGACTCCATCGGCTCCGAGAAGTACAACATGGCTCTGTCCATCCGCCGCGCCAACAGCGTGAAGGCCTACTTCGTGAAGAAGGGCATTGACGCCGGCCGCATCACCGCAGTGGGCTTTGGCAAGATGAACCCCCGCTACGACAACAAGACCGCCGAAGGCCGCAAGATGAACCGCCGCGTGGAGATCAAGTTCAAGTCGAACTAG
- a CDS encoding LysM peptidoglycan-binding domain-containing protein has protein sequence MVKPIITVLSLSLILSGCGLLGEKPAPAPVAQVQPEPTPPPPPPPPPPLTHTVKKGDTIAALAKKYAVPANQILAANNLANAKAVKAGMVLTIPGKTAPTPKPVEDKSAPVAAKEKEPKAGKGSKNDPYGVEAATAPTKGKKSSSKFVDDDATYERTKSEFHEYAKKWLQKSAALAQNTKDRKEVKQEDGRYVASYSVIILDTMQTEVKRVQYDDTPYVGHITYQIEVHRTYGPSAQAAAASKDEEVKQESMREIFSFSRQKHAWR, from the coding sequence ATGGTCAAACCCATTATCACTGTTCTAAGCTTAAGCCTTATACTTTCCGGCTGCGGCCTGCTCGGAGAGAAGCCTGCCCCGGCGCCTGTTGCACAGGTTCAACCCGAACCGACTCCGCCGCCGCCACCTCCGCCGCCGCCACCGCTTACTCATACTGTCAAGAAAGGCGACACCATCGCCGCTCTGGCCAAGAAATACGCAGTTCCTGCCAACCAGATCCTCGCAGCCAACAACCTGGCCAATGCCAAGGCAGTTAAGGCCGGAATGGTGCTGACAATACCCGGCAAGACAGCCCCCACTCCCAAACCGGTTGAAGACAAATCCGCACCCGTAGCGGCAAAAGAGAAAGAGCCCAAAGCCGGAAAGGGTTCCAAGAATGATCCGTACGGGGTCGAAGCTGCCACTGCGCCGACCAAAGGCAAGAAGTCGAGTTCGAAATTCGTCGACGACGACGCCACCTATGAGAGAACCAAGAGCGAGTTCCATGAATACGCCAAGAAGTGGCTGCAAAAATCAGCGGCTCTTGCTCAGAACACCAAAGATCGCAAGGAAGTAAAACAAGAAGACGGCCGCTATGTGGCCAGCTATTCCGTGATCATACTCGATACCATGCAGACCGAGGTCAAGCGGGTGCAGTATGACGATACTCCGTATGTCGGGCACATCACCTATCAGATCGAGGTCCATCGCACCTACGGTCCATCCGCGCAGGCCGCCGCCGCGTCCAAGGATGAAGAAGTCAAACAGGAATCCATGCGCGAGATATTCAGTTTTTCAAGGCAAAAACACGCCTGGCGCTAG
- a CDS encoding redoxin domain-containing protein, protein MSCDNNEHHHHKHHGHCCCEKQARVGKAVEDFTMEVFDPEEGFFGEVSLEKLKADKKWTVLVFYPADFTFVCPTELADLAEKHEALKKFGCEVLAVSTDTKFSHMAWKTSEKLLEKVRYKMAADPTGKVSRYFGVYDDESGLALRGTFVINPEGVLVCSEVNFYNVGRNADELVRKMEANHYLKDHPAEACPAKWTPGQKTLTPSEKLVGKVYEALNS, encoded by the coding sequence ATGTCCTGCGATAATAATGAGCATCATCACCACAAGCATCATGGGCATTGCTGCTGCGAGAAGCAGGCCCGGGTTGGTAAAGCCGTGGAAGACTTCACTATGGAGGTCTTCGATCCTGAGGAAGGCTTCTTTGGAGAAGTAAGCCTGGAAAAACTTAAGGCTGATAAGAAATGGACCGTACTGGTCTTCTACCCAGCTGATTTTACATTCGTATGCCCCACGGAATTGGCCGATCTGGCTGAAAAGCATGAGGCCTTGAAAAAGTTTGGATGCGAGGTGCTGGCGGTATCCACTGACACCAAGTTCAGCCATATGGCCTGGAAGACCAGCGAAAAGCTCTTGGAGAAGGTCCGTTACAAAATGGCGGCCGATCCCACTGGCAAGGTCTCCCGCTATTTTGGAGTCTATGACGACGAGTCCGGCCTGGCCCTGCGTGGCACGTTCGTCATCAATCCGGAGGGAGTCCTCGTCTGCTCTGAGGTCAACTTCTACAATGTCGGCCGCAATGCCGACGAACTGGTCCGCAAAATGGAAGCCAACCATTACCTGAAAGACCATCCGGCAGAGGCCTGCCCTGCCAAGTGGACCCCGGGCCAAAAGACCCTTACCCCTTCTGAGAAGTTGGTGGGCAAGGTTTACGAGGCTTTGAACAGCTGA
- a CDS encoding TetR family transcriptional regulator C-terminal domain-containing protein: MRKDSRNTILEAAAPLIHSQGFHKTGLKEILDAAGVPKGSFYFYFKSKEEFGLALVDYLAQSMRQLSAPILQDKTVPPLERLSRFFTMLSQSLKAAGFERGCPIGNLAQEMSDLSPGMREHLKNAMAAFCKGTTAVLQEAMESGELSGNLDPAEAASFIFDAWEGALLRMKAEKSSAPLERFHSFIFNRLLR; the protein is encoded by the coding sequence GTGAGGAAAGACTCGCGAAACACCATACTCGAGGCGGCTGCGCCCCTCATCCACAGCCAAGGCTTCCACAAGACCGGGCTCAAGGAAATTCTGGACGCGGCCGGAGTACCTAAAGGCTCGTTCTACTTCTACTTCAAGTCAAAGGAGGAGTTCGGGCTGGCTCTTGTGGACTATCTGGCCCAGTCCATGCGCCAACTTTCCGCGCCGATTTTGCAAGACAAAACAGTGCCTCCGCTCGAAAGGCTCTCACGCTTTTTTACCATGCTCTCCCAGAGCCTTAAAGCCGCAGGCTTCGAACGTGGTTGCCCCATCGGTAACTTGGCCCAGGAGATGAGCGATCTCTCGCCTGGGATGCGCGAACACTTGAAAAACGCAATGGCGGCTTTCTGCAAAGGGACAACGGCTGTACTCCAGGAGGCGATGGAGAGCGGCGAATTGAGCGGAAACCTCGATCCGGCTGAGGCCGCTTCATTCATATTCGACGCATGGGAAGGAGCGCTATTGCGCATGAAGGCCGAAAAGAGCTCCGCGCCTTTGGAGCGGTTCCATTCTTTTATTTTCAATCGGTTGTTACGGTAG
- a CDS encoding geranylgeranyl reductase family protein, which translates to MTGYDVLIAGAGPAGAAAATVLAGAGAKVLVLDKATFPRDKLCAGLLTWKTVRTLGRVFGESAENLLSLGIINHKSSYYRIRHRQTSLSEGELVYPFHFVERRVFDAWCLDRAEKAGARVHQGEAVVWADPVNAVVRSSLGREYRGQFLIGADGALSVVRAHCRVDQDKWRQEQGMGLEIYLPRDWLAARLGLHEDVLADFPTIYSGFIDAGYCWTFPHRDRVIVGICGLYRNKPSGMIRNCLSDFLRFLGLPEDHGLAVKGHPLPYGNWLERPFSGRTLLVGDAGGLVEPFFGEGIHYALRTGEMAADACLGTLKQGGDPTLAYELVLKQEIFPELTWAKRLRNVLYCFVRTGMVLPVKAFLGGGGTRLQEMVHGMRSFRLLRKLN; encoded by the coding sequence ATGACAGGCTACGACGTACTCATTGCGGGCGCAGGCCCTGCCGGGGCCGCAGCGGCCACAGTTCTGGCCGGGGCCGGGGCCAAGGTGCTGGTGCTGGACAAGGCCACATTTCCTCGGGACAAACTCTGCGCGGGTCTTCTCACCTGGAAGACGGTGCGCACCCTCGGGCGGGTGTTCGGGGAGTCCGCCGAGAATCTGCTGTCTTTGGGTATCATCAACCACAAGAGCTCTTATTACCGTATCCGCCATCGCCAGACGTCGCTTTCCGAGGGCGAGCTGGTGTATCCTTTTCATTTCGTGGAGCGCAGGGTTTTCGATGCCTGGTGCCTGGACCGCGCTGAGAAGGCCGGGGCGCGGGTCCACCAGGGCGAGGCCGTGGTCTGGGCCGATCCGGTGAACGCGGTGGTACGCTCCTCGCTAGGAAGAGAATATCGCGGGCAATTTCTGATCGGAGCGGACGGAGCGTTGAGCGTTGTGCGAGCCCACTGCCGAGTCGACCAGGACAAATGGCGGCAGGAACAGGGCATGGGTTTGGAGATCTATCTTCCCCGAGACTGGCTGGCTGCACGGTTGGGATTGCACGAAGACGTGCTGGCCGACTTCCCCACCATCTATTCGGGTTTCATCGACGCGGGCTACTGCTGGACGTTCCCCCACCGGGACCGGGTCATCGTGGGCATCTGCGGGCTCTACAGAAACAAACCAAGCGGCATGATCCGCAACTGTCTGTCGGATTTTTTGAGGTTTCTCGGCTTGCCTGAAGACCACGGCCTGGCTGTGAAAGGCCACCCCCTTCCCTACGGCAACTGGCTTGAGCGCCCATTTTCAGGCCGAACCCTGCTGGTTGGGGATGCCGGAGGATTGGTGGAACCGTTTTTCGGGGAAGGTATCCACTACGCTCTGCGCACGGGGGAGATGGCGGCCGATGCCTGCCTGGGAACCCTCAAGCAAGGGGGCGACCCGACCCTGGCCTATGAGTTGGTGCTAAAACAGGAGATTTTTCCGGAGCTCACATGGGCAAAGCGCTTGCGTAACGTGCTCTACTGTTTTGTGCGCACCGGAATGGTCTTGCCGGTGAAAGCCTTTCTCGGTGGCGGCGGGACCAGGCTGCAGGAGATGGTGCACGGCATGCGCTCTTTCAGGCTGCTGCGCAAGCTCAACTGA
- a CDS encoding HAD family hydrolase codes for MHNGKRLRAVVFDFDGTLARPALDFPLMKRRIAALAQEYLNTPEPGQTPALEWIEALAKNLDADQARSFRDRSHALIQDMEEEAASRTSLFEFVRPALRRLSSRGIAPAVITRNNRQAVATVFPDAKDYLSALLTREDVGAVKPDPTHLLAALQAVGVGPSEALMVGDHPSDVLTARRAGTFAGAVASGGTPMEELLRDGPDFFAPDVGELLRSLEKAGWV; via the coding sequence ATGCACAATGGCAAGCGCCTGCGCGCGGTCGTGTTCGACTTCGACGGCACCCTGGCCCGCCCGGCCCTGGATTTCCCCCTGATGAAGCGCCGAATCGCCGCGCTGGCCCAGGAATACCTGAACACACCCGAGCCTGGCCAGACTCCCGCCCTGGAGTGGATAGAGGCACTGGCAAAGAACTTGGACGCAGACCAAGCTCGATCCTTCCGGGACCGGTCCCACGCCTTGATACAGGACATGGAGGAGGAAGCCGCCTCGCGCACAAGCCTTTTCGAGTTCGTCCGTCCGGCGCTCAGGCGCCTGAGCAGCCGGGGCATCGCCCCGGCGGTGATCACCCGGAACAACCGTCAGGCCGTGGCCACCGTTTTCCCGGACGCAAAAGACTACCTGTCAGCGCTTCTTACCCGCGAGGATGTCGGCGCCGTGAAACCAGACCCGACCCACCTGCTGGCCGCGCTGCAGGCTGTGGGAGTTGGTCCGTCCGAGGCACTCATGGTGGGCGACCACCCCTCGGATGTGCTCACGGCCAGACGGGCCGGAACGTTCGCCGGAGCCGTGGCCAGCGGAGGAACCCCGATGGAGGAGCTCCTGCGTGACGGGCCGGATTTCTTCGCGCCAGACGTGGGCGAGTTGCTGCGTAGCCTGGAAAAAGCAGGATGGGTCTAA
- a CDS encoding OsmC family protein: MIVCESLEKDFQVRFSDGENFAVSDTTPEHGGSGEGFKPHDLLEAALGNCIVIISRMYAKKHGLALEGVRVQVNLDRQDPAKAVFEYSVEYQGALSPENIEKLKRAVKACPVHKTLCRQLEFKEI, encoded by the coding sequence ATGATTGTCTGCGAAAGCCTGGAGAAGGATTTCCAGGTCCGATTCAGCGACGGAGAGAACTTTGCGGTTTCCGATACCACCCCGGAGCATGGGGGCTCGGGCGAAGGCTTCAAACCCCACGATCTCTTGGAAGCGGCGCTGGGCAACTGCATCGTCATCATTTCGCGTATGTACGCGAAAAAACATGGGCTCGCTTTGGAAGGGGTGAGAGTCCAAGTGAATCTCGACCGGCAAGACCCGGCCAAGGCAGTGTTCGAGTATTCGGTGGAATACCAGGGGGCTCTTAGTCCGGAAAACATCGAGAAACTGAAGCGCGCGGTCAAGGCCTGCCCGGTGCACAAGACCTTGTGCAGACAGCTGGAGTTCAAGGAGATCTAA
- a CDS encoding class I SAM-dependent methyltransferase: protein MHLLTDEYSSVARLYDPATAWALDPLRRELANIAVAAGADSALDVCCGTGRQCLFLARAGIPSTGLDLSPSMLARASQSGFLRLVQGDAGRLPFTDGTFRFTSISMALHEKPPEARPAIVFEIIRVTAPGGLIAVVDYLCPKTSGQVFAGFGIKAVERLAGREHYAHYREFMAGGGLEAFLSKLGIVPYEIRRCLLGIAGLALIRRPV, encoded by the coding sequence ATGCACCTCCTCACAGACGAGTATTCCTCGGTGGCGCGGCTTTACGATCCTGCCACCGCATGGGCCCTCGATCCCTTGCGCCGGGAGCTGGCAAACATTGCGGTGGCTGCGGGCGCGGACAGCGCGCTGGATGTGTGCTGCGGAACAGGGAGGCAATGCCTGTTCCTGGCCCGGGCAGGAATCCCCTCCACTGGGCTTGATCTTTCTCCTTCCATGCTGGCCCGCGCCTCTCAGTCCGGATTTCTCAGGCTGGTTCAAGGAGATGCCGGGCGGCTACCCTTCACGGACGGAACGTTCCGGTTCACATCCATTTCCATGGCCCTGCACGAGAAGCCGCCAGAGGCGCGCCCGGCCATAGTTTTCGAAATAATCAGGGTCACAGCCCCTGGCGGGCTGATCGCAGTGGTGGACTACCTTTGTCCGAAAACATCCGGTCAGGTGTTTGCGGGCTTTGGTATAAAGGCAGTTGAGCGTCTGGCCGGGCGGGAGCATTACGCTCATTACCGCGAATTCATGGCCGGTGGCGGTCTGGAAGCTTTTCTATCAAAGCTTGGGATCGTTCCGTACGAAATCCGGCGGTGTCTGCTGGGGATCGCTGGTTTGGCGCTTATTCGCCGGCCAGTTTAA